CCTCAAGGGGTTCCggggctccctgcctccctgccccctccacaTGCAGCAGCAGGCAGGTCTGGGGTGTGACGGGCATGGTGTTGAGATTGGGAGCTCAGACCTTTGTGAGTCCACCCCAGTGGCCAGGCCCAGCCTCCGTCCGCTCCCACACCCCCCATTCCGGCAGGCCCCGTGTGCACCTGCCCGGGTTCCCCCCCGCCCGCTCCGGTGCTCCTGGCTTTGTGCACGAGGGCCGGGCtaagtcttcatttttttcaggatGTGCCAACAAAAAGTGGTATGAGCGTGGTGAGCCGGCCCCCAACCGCAGAACTGGAATCCTTGCTGTTGCTTTTGCTttagtggggtgggggggaccaGGGCTGTGCGTCAGGGAGTCCACGTCCAACCAGGCTGGGGTGGTGTCGGGCAGCCTGACTGGCaggctgggggcaggcagggccTCGGGCCTGCAGGGGAGCTTCTCGCCCTCCAGCGAGGTGGTGTGGGAGCCACATAGCCAGCCCAGGAGACTGGCCTGGGTGGGCTGCTTGTCTGAACACGTGAGGACTCGAAGCCTCTCCCGCACAAGGCCTTGGCACCTACTGAGCAACGCCCAGAAGTCCTGGATGAGCGCAAGTCAGCTCTGAGTGGGGCTTCTTGGCGCATCTGCCTGCAGGTCGCAAGGTGGGGGGCATGGGCCCACTTTGCAGCAGCTCAGAATCCAGCCAAGGACACTTAATGTTCACCGTGATCACTGTAACAGTCAATCCCTCCACGCGTGAGGATCCGATGTAGGCGGTCGGCTGTTtgtctcatttgatcttcacgTCAGCCCGCGATGGGGTGGGTAGGGATGTGTTGCCCTGTTTGAGAAAAACTGGAAGAGAGGGATGGAAGTTTCCCAGGACAAATCAGCGGGCAGAGCCAGACCCCCACCCAGGCCCGGCACCGGGTCCAGGCCACAGCCGCGAGCTCTTCCTCGCGCGGCTCCCCCCGCTGGTCCTCGCCCACCTCTCCCCCCTTCCTGCCTGGCCTGCGTGGCAgcctcacccacccccacccccaccccccgtggCCTCTGCCCGCAGCATCTTCCTCATCGACCACGCCTGGACGTGCCGCGTGACGCACGCCCgccagcagctgcagcaggtGCCGGGGCTGCTGCACCGCATGGCCAACCTGATGGGCGTCGAGTTCCACGGCGAGCTGCCCAGCGCGGAGGCTGTGGACCTGGTTCTGGAGGAGATGTGGAAGTTCAACCAGACCTACCAGCTGGCGCACGGGGTGAGCGGGCAGCCAGGCCCCAGGGGGGGCAGCCGGGCCTGCGCTGCCCCGTGCTGTCAGGGCTGGTGGGAGGCAGTCCCCTGACCCCACAAGTGAGCAGGCTCCCCTTCCCGTGGCCAGTGGGAGCTGCCCTGGTTCCCTGCGACTTCGTCATGGGCCTGTTACTCTTGGCCTCGGCCCAGCCAGTGCCGGAGATCCAGGTGTCCGCATGGCCTTGGACACAACCTTGGCCCAGGCCCCTAGACGTGGGCCCAGCGACCTGGCTGTCTCTTTCCCAGTATCTGCAGGTTCCAGCACTCTCTTAAACGCCCTTAGTGATTCCTTGCTGCCTTCAGGAGTAGAGTCTGGTCCCTTCAGCACGCTCTGGGGCTTATATCACTCCCCAGCTCACCCCTAGACCCACCCCCATGCACCAGCCCCCTACTTTCAGGCTGGGGAAAAGACAAAAGTTGTTTCTCGTGATCACAGccgtcacctcctccaggaagccttccctgaactccccctcctccccacccccacacaaaaCCAAGCACCCCCATGTGGCTGCTGGGCTAAGTGCCTCCCTTACACACACCTTTACCCCACCCGCGATCACACAGCAGCCCCCTGGCCCGGCAGCCTTGTGTTCAGGGGGCCAGAGGCGTGCCTGCTGGGTGTTCCAGGCCCTGAGAGTTGAGTGTAGACGGGCTGGCAGCCGGTGTTCGGTTTGTGGACGCCAGGAAAGGTGTGGGGACCGGAGGACCCGTGGGTGAGGGTGGCGTGTGCTCTGCCCGCAGACGGCCGAGGAGAAGGTGCCCGTGTGGTACATCATGGATGAGTTCGGCTCACGCATCCAGCACGCGGACGTGCCCAGCTTTACCACCGCCCCCTTCTTCTACATGCCCCAGCAGGTGGCCTACACACTGCTGTGGCCCCTGAGGGACCTGGACACGGGCGGTAAGTGGGCCCCGCCACCCCCCAAGGAGGGGCCGGCCGCTCTCCCGCCACCCCACTGACGGCCCGTGTGTCCTGGTGCAGAGGAGGTGACCCGGGACTTCGCCTATGGAGAGGCCGACCCGCTGATCCGGAGGTGCGTGCTGCTGCCCTGGGCCCCCACCGACCTGCTGGACCTCAGCTCCTCCACGCCTGAGCCGCCCGCCGAGCACTACCAGGTGGGACCTTGGCCCCGACACCCGGGGCCTGTTTGCCCGATGGCTTCTGGAATGTCCTCCGCCAGGTCACCAAATGTCACGGAGCCGCAGCTGGCTGCAGTGGGAGGTAGAGAGGAGTCTGGGGGTGTTTGCGAGACACGAGTTCAGAGCTCGGCGAGCAAACATGAACTGCATGTGGCCGCACCCCTTGGCATCAGCTCAGAGCCCAGACCCCGGGGTCCCAATGCTAGGAACCGTCCTTCCAGAGGGTGGGGTGGAGCTGGTGGAGGGTGGTGGGGTGCTGCTCCTCATATGGGGTCTGCGGTGGGGGCCACGCAGCTGGGCTGTGAATCCTGGCTTGGGACAGTTCCCTCGTCTCATGACACCTCCTTCACCGGGGGTGTGAGGACACTTTACACACTACACGCTATGTTTCATGGCGCACAGTAGGCCCACAAGTGGTCATCATGAGCATCGTAGCTGGGGATGACAGTCTGTTGTCTGGGACCCCCTGGGACCAGGGGACCCACTCACAGGGCCTGACTGGTGGAGGGCCCAGTCTGTGGGGCAGGCCAGCATTGGGAGCCAGGGTTGGTGCGGCCAGCAGAGCCTTTGGGAGCAGAACCAGGTAGAGCTGAGCGGGAATTAACACCCcagctccctctcctcctcccccgccTTCATCTCCAGCCGCTGCTTCTCATCCACTCATCCCAGTTGGAAACCAAGGGATGCACGAGCCTCTGCTTAGCACTTGATGGGCATGCTCAGCTGTAGCCCTTAGAATAGGACCTCCATTCCTGTTGTATCGTCATTTAGCGGGGGATGGGGAAACTGACgcgcagagaggttaagtcacttgtcaAAGGCCACACAGCTGGCAGAAGAGCTGGAGTCCAAACTCGGAGGGTCCTGGGAACTTGCGGGCCGAGGCTCTAGCCTTTCCACATCATGTTGACGTTTCTCTGCCCCCTACCAGTCCACCGAGCGCCCCAGAGGATTGTGAAAGGAGGAAGCGAGTTAACCCCGAGATGAGTGGGCAGGGTGCCTGGTGTTAGCTGTTCTGTGATCCTCTGGCTGGGAGGGCTGGGCTGACGTGGTGGGCCTGTTGGCACTTTTCCCTGTGAATTTAAGCCAATGGTGATTGAGCCCTGTTAGAAACTCAGTGACCACCCTTCTTAATTCAGAGGTGTATTTCAGAGCCTCGTAGAGTGCTTGCGCTTTGTAGCGGCTTACTGAACACTTGAATGAGTGTGTGAATGCAAAGGAGTGGATGACGGGTGGCTTAGGGACAAAGACTTCCTGGTCTTGAGTTTGTTAAAGGAACATGAAATCAGTAATTTTCAGGGGTGTAGGGGGAATGCCCCCCACTGGCCCAAGAAGAGGAGAAGAGTCCAGACACTGGTTTTCTTAAACATCCTGGTGGTTTTTGACCCATTTGGGTCAGGCCTGTGCTCTGGGCCCTGGGGTTGCCTGTATGAGTCAGCAGGTGCCAGGTGACAGCTTGTTCCAAAACGTGGCTGCTCAGAACAGCAGATGTTTGTTAGGTCCTGCTTTCTGTGGAAAGGAGATGGGGAGTGGCTCAGCTGGGTGTTTCTAGCCTCTGCTCTCATGAGCACACTCAGGCTGTCGTCTGAGGCTTGGTCGGGCTGAGGACCAGCCCCCACGTGGCGCACTCACGCCTGGGGAGGCGGCGctggctgtgggggtggggggggcctcTTGACCATCCTCGGGAGACATGGCGGCTGACTCTGGGAGGAAGTGATccgaagggagatgggaggaggccACAGGCCCTTTCACGAGTTTGCAGACTCCGCTTCTTCCCGTGGGTTATAAACATGTCATTCAGCCCAACCCACACTCAAGGGGAGATGTGTTATTAACTCTGCCTTTTGAACGGAATGTCAGTATGTGAACAGGTTTTAAACCATCACGCCACTTACCCTCAGAGAGGACCCTGTCTGGGAAAGGCCCGGCACCTTCTGGATGGCCTGTGACTTGGAAGAGGCGTTCAGAAGCGACAGGAAGGTTGAGAGCAGTGTCTACACTGTTCTTTTGACACGGAACAGGCTGTTCGGGACCTGAGCGGCCTCGAGCCCCAGGATCCTGGAGCGGGGGTGGTCGGGGGGCTCCGGGCGCCCTGGCACCTGAGAAGGGCTCTGCCTGAGCCAGGTGTGGCTCCGGGGTCACACAAGCCTGGTGTGCCGGGCGGGAGGCCTGTGCCCACTTGCTCCCTTTCTTGAAGGTCTGTTTCTACCTCCAGCGTTTCCCTTCTAGGCCATACTGGAGGAGAACAAGGAGAAGCTGCCCCTGGCCATCAGCCCCGCGGGGTACCCCTGCGACCACATCTTCAAGTGCGTAGCCCGCCCGCACCCCCAGACTGTGACGAGACTTCTCCTCGCTGCCTTTCCTCACGCAGTCCCCAGACTCCTGGGACATCCCCCGTGCAGGCTGCCGCTTCCGGGCAGCACAGCAGTGACGGGACCCCCAGGGGTGGGGTCTGAGGGTCACAGAGAGACGCCCGAGAAGGGAGGGTGAGCCGGGAGCCAGCGCGGACAGTGCCAACAGTGCTGGGCACCCAGGCGGCCAGGAGGGGCCACGGCCAGCTGTCTGCAGCTGTGGGCTAGCAGCTTCCGTCAGGCCAGGTAGGCCTGCAAGCCCAGGCTCCAACGGGGTGGAAGTAGACggtccattttacaggtgaggaaggtGCAGAGGGATGCCCCCCCAGATAAAGCCGCGTCGGGGCAGCTTGGCCTCTGTCTCCAGGGGGTCCCCTCCCTCTGACTGCCCAAACCTCCTCCACTCTGTCCCTTCCCCCCAGACCCTGGGGGTTTCCTCCCCTCTAGCCATCCTCCCCTTCCCCGAGGCCACCGCCCAACACCCCTCCACTTCCTGGGTCAGAGGCTGCACCAAGGCCCCATCGCCTCGTCCCCAGCCGTAGCTGTGCCCCGGCCATGAGCTAGATGCTGTCCAGGTGGAGtcctgtctccctcccaccttcactcACAGCCCCGTTGCTTTCAAAGTGTGGCCACGTCTACCGCCCCTGGCAGACACAGTCCTAGGCCCCCTGTCCTCTCCCCTGCCCAGGGCCAGGGCTGGTGCCAGCGTGGAATGAGGCCTTGTCTGGGGCACTTGTCTGGGCCTTGGGGCCCTGGGGCGCCAGCTTGCTTCTCTGAGGGCAGCCCTCCTCAAGTGTCCCCGCCCGTCCTGTTGGCACATGGGAGGCAGGAGCCCGGGTCGGTGAAACACTGGGTTTGTCCTGTTTTATTCTCAGGGTGAGCACAAGGAGCTGGGCCCTGGGGTCCGTCTCACAAGTGGGGGATGAGGGTCACCAGGGTCCGAGGGCTCCATCGCTGGGCGGACAATGCAGACGGCACGATCCGAGCCCGTCTGGCTgacctcagccccgcccccgcagggtcTTCACAGACATCCGACAAGTGCTCAGCCACCTCACCCACCCGCGCTTCACCTTCACCCAGAGCGAGGCGGACGCTGACGTCCTCTACAACTTCTCACACTTCAAGGACTACAGGTGAGGCAcctcccagcccaggggcccagcccacctcccctgcccctgaGAGCCCCCGCCTCTCCTGAACGGCGGCACCTGCCTGGGCCCCGCAGGAAGCTGAGCCAGGAGAGGCCCAACGTGCTGCTGAACCAGTTCCCCTGTGAGAACCTGCTGACGGTGAAGGACTGCCTGGCCTCCATCGCGCGCCGGGCGGGCGGCCCCGAGGGCCCGGCCTGGCTGCCCCGCACCTTCAACCTGCGCACGGAGCTGCCCCAGTTCATCAGCTACTTCCAGCAGCGGGAGAGGCGGTGAGCTCCCCTGTGCGCCCCGCTAGCTGAGACAACACCCAGCAGGCGCCTGTCGCCCCCACCCCTGACCACCCCGCCATCCCAATCGGCCTGGCCCGCCCCATGGCCAGCGCCTGCTGCGTGCCCGCTGCGGGGCTTGATGGCGCTTCCATCTGGAGGGCAGCTCCCTTGGCCTCAGCTAACTGCTGGCTATCAAAGCCCAGCCTTGAGGTTTTCTCTGGGACCCCTCCTTTGGCCCGCTCTGTGACCGCAATCCTGGGGGCACACAGCCTAACCGATCTCTGCTCCCAGGGGTGAGGACAACCACTGGATCTGCAAGCCCTGGAACCTGGCCCGCAGCCTGGACACCCACATCACCAAGAACCTGCACAGCATCGTCCGGCACCGCGAGAGCTCCCCCAAGGTGGGGCCCTGGGGCGCTGGCAGGTGGGGGGAGGCCTGCTCTCGAGGACCGGCGACGGCAGGTCCTGGTGGCAGCGTCGTCGCTAAGCTGGGAGGAGTCGCTGCTCGCTGCCCTTGACAGCAGGGAGGGAGGCCCCCCAGTGGGCCACCCACAGGAGGGAGGTGGCGGAGTCAGGGAGCCCCCCAGGGCCATGGAGAAAGGTGCTGTAGCAACGAGGGGCCAGCAGTGGGGGAAGTGAAGGACACAGTTTCTGCTCCTGGACAGACAGAGGCCCGAGAGAGACAAGTCACCAGATGACCACTGGGGAGGTTCCCAGCCCTGGGATGGGGAGCCGGTGGATTTATGGCTGAGAATTTGTTTCCGGTTTTCAAAGTCTAAAAATCAGTGGCATCTTTTCTCAATTAACGATGACGAGAAAGAGCTTGTTGCAGTTTTAGACACAGGTATGCAAAGACAGGAAGACGCagagtgcagggggcaggaaccaAGTCGGGGGCCTCCCCgagcctggggttgggggggaggtagGCTCAAGAGTGAGTCCGCTCCTCCAGGCATGATCGTGCTCAGGGGTCCCCCGGGCATGAGCCACGGCCAGGGAGGCCAGGTCGCTCTGTCCTGGCCGGGGCGAGGCGAGCACACGCAAGCCTGCTCCTGTGTCCTCAGGTTGTGTCCAAGTACATCGAGAGTCCCGTCTTGTTCCTTCGGGAAGACGTGGGGAGGGTCAAGTTCGACATCCGTTACATCCTCCTGCTGCGGTCGGTGAAGCCCCTGAGGTTATTCGTCTACGACGTGTTCTGGCTGCGGTTCTCCAACCGGTAATGAAAGCTGGGCGGCAGgtgggaggctgggctggggagggaggaggtgtgCCTCTTTTACTCTGGATGAGAACACCTGCACCGGGGCTCCTTCCCCAGCAGGGACCCCGCTGAGCCCATTTCTGATAACCGGCGGTAACCCTCCCCAAATTAATACCCCTTTGTGTGACAGACCCCAGTCCTCCAGACCCTGTCGATGTTTAGGGGCTCGTGGGGGTCTAGTGGTGAGCCCACGGGGGCCATGGGACCACCCCGCCCGCTCTCACCAGTGGGAGAACGGATGCTCGGCCGGGGGGCTCCGAGCACCTGCCTGTCTACCCCGCTGGGACCAGCCGCGCTCGGGACCCACTTGAGTGTCCGTCTGCTCATCCTGCAGGCCCTTTGCCCTCAACGACCTGGACGACTACGAGAAGCATTTCACTGTCATGAACTATGACCCGGAAGTGGTGCTGAAGCAGGTGAGGCTTCGCGGGGCCTGGGGAGCTAGGTCCCCGTGGAGGCTGGTGCAGACGGGACCCCACACCCATCAGCGTGTCTTCCTGGCGAGCTGCATACTGGTCAGGGGAGCTGCCCTCTGGGACCTGCGTCCCCTCCCAGCGCTGCCCCCAGCGCTCGGAGGGGCACACACACTCAGGTCGAGATAACGGggccctgaggcttccctggCTTGTGTCACATGGCGCCCAGGGCGGGTGGCCGCTGCTGGCCTGTGACCCCGCCTGGACCCTCTGTCCTCCCTGGGCTGTCTGGGTGCCTTGAGCAAGAGAGCATGGGGGCAGAGCTCCTTCGAGGTGAGGGCATCAACCCCCAGCTGACCTGCAGGGCACCTGGGGCAGATGGGGGAGGCTCCTTCTGGGCAGAGGCAGGGCCCAGCTCCCGGTGGAGGAAGAGAGCCCGGAGGGGTGTTGGTCCTGACTGTTCGGGGCAGACGGGAGGCAGGGCACAGCCGCTCTCCACCCTGCTCCGTCCCGCCCTGCCGTGGCCCTGAGGTCCCCACGTCCACACAGCAGAGCTGCTCCTGAGAGTGGGGCTCTTACTGCCCCAGCACACGGCGATGTATTAGCAAACTGaaactccgtgtgtgtgtgttagtcacttcatTGTGTCCCACGCTTTGTGACCcgccatggtctgtccatgggattctccaggcaagaagactggagtgggttgccacgcccctccccaggggatctccctgaccgagggatcaaaccctggtctcctgcatcgcaggcagattctttactttctgaggcaccagggaagccctgagctgcACTGAACACTCGCTGTTCCATGTGTGAGGTATCCTTTGGGGGCCCTGTGCTGTCAGAGAGGCCAGGCCACACGCCCACCCAGCAGGGCTGCTGCTGCGTGTCCCTCCTCTTGTCCGGGGCTGTGTTAGCAGCTGGTCCCTAGGACCCTGAGCCCTGGAGCTCAGGTCTGTAGCTGAGGTCGTCTCTCAGGCCTGAGCGCCGTCCCTCTGTGGAGCAGGCATTCTGAGGGTCATGTCTCCTCTGATGCCCCCGCATGGGGGATACATGTCCAGCAGGGTGCGGACCCTGGGCTTCCTTAGGGAGCCCATCCTGGTCCTCTCTGGAAGGAACCTGAGCCGCCGAGCGGCGTGCTCAGGTGTGTGCTGGGTGCGGTCTTGGCCTGAGAAGCCCTTGCCGTCCGCAGGCACTTTGAGCCGTTGCCGAGCTCAGACATGGGCCCTGCAGGCTCAGGTCCAAGTTCTGCCTCCAGTGACCATTCTGAGAGGGACATGGTGACCCGTTGGCCAGCCCTCAGCATTCACTGCCTTACTGGAACCTCAcagccacctgcaaagcaggtTTGCTGGGCGGGAAGCACTGTCCCGTTTTACACATGGAAACACTGAGGCCCTGGGAAGTAAATGCATCCAGAGCTCAGACCCCGTCTCCTGCCCCCGATCTGTGCCGGCAGGGGTggagctggagaggctgtgggcgCCTCCCTGGGACCCCAGCGAGTGTCAGCTCCAGCGAGTGTGAAGGCAGGACAGGTCAGGCCTCCCTCGTCCCTGCGTGGAGGAGGCCCCGGGAGGAGCATGACGGGCCCTGTGTCTGTTGCAGGTACACTACAACGAGTTCATCCCGGAGTTTGAGAAGCAGTACCCAGAGTTCCCCTGGAAGAGCGTCCAGGTGAGTGCTGGTCAAGCTCCAGGGGCCAGGGCTTGCCTCACGGGCAGCATCAGGCACATGGGGGGCCTTCGCCTCTTCTTGGTGGTCCGGCTCCTCCACCAGAGAGAGAGGGTATGGGTGAgaccccctcctctcctctggcCCTAGTGGGGTGTCATGAGTGCTccttggggagaggaggagcctggtggggcctTCAGGACCACCCTTGAGACAGACACGGGCTCTGTGCATCCCAGGAATCGCATACCTGGGGGCTGGTCCCCACGTCCTGGAGTCAGCATCTCAGATGCCAGGCTTGGGGCAGAAGGAGCTGTGGAAGATCTGAGGCAGGAGGACACAGGTCTGCAGGGAGTGGGTGCCAGGTGTGAGGGGAGCGAGAGTCAGGCTGCAGGTCATGGAAGATGTCGGAGGAGGTGACGTGGCCGTTTGGAGCCCAGGACTCAGGAAGGGGCACTGAGCCCCGTGTTGAGAGGCTGCTCTGAGGGGCTGGTCCCAGCGTCAGCCTGCAGGCCCCCTGACCCAGTCCCCCGACCCCTCCCGGCCCCCAGGCTGAAATCTTC
This genomic stretch from Cervus elaphus chromosome 22, mCerEla1.1, whole genome shotgun sequence harbors:
- the TTLL12 gene encoding tubulin--tyrosine ligase-like protein 12 produces the protein MQADPTPEGSRRVLTPEPEPEPGPESVLDPEQDARAALAEFVALHGPALRASGVPERYWGRLLHKLEHEVFDAGEMFGIMQVEEAEEEESEDEVAREARKKPNPGSELCYKVIVTNENGLQAADPNSIFLIDHAWTCRVTHARQQLQQVPGLLHRMANLMGVEFHGELPSAEAVDLVLEEMWKFNQTYQLAHGTAEEKVPVWYIMDEFGSRIQHADVPSFTTAPFFYMPQQVAYTLLWPLRDLDTGEEVTRDFAYGEADPLIRRCVLLPWAPTDLLDLSSSTPEPPAEHYQAILEENKEKLPLAISPAGYPCDHIFKVFTDIRQVLSHLTHPRFTFTQSEADADVLYNFSHFKDYRKLSQERPNVLLNQFPCENLLTVKDCLASIARRAGGPEGPAWLPRTFNLRTELPQFISYFQQRERRGEDNHWICKPWNLARSLDTHITKNLHSIVRHRESSPKVVSKYIESPVLFLREDVGRVKFDIRYILLLRSVKPLRLFVYDVFWLRFSNRPFALNDLDDYEKHFTVMNYDPEVVLKQVHYNEFIPEFEKQYPEFPWKSVQAEIFQAFTELFQVACARPPPLGICDYPSSRAVYAVDLMLKWDSRPDGKRVMQPQILEVNFNPDCERACRYHPSFFNDIFSTLFLDEPSGCPVTRLL